The proteins below come from a single Dinghuibacter silviterrae genomic window:
- a CDS encoding YajQ family cyclic di-GMP-binding protein, which yields MPSFDIASKVDAQVVDNAVNTTSKEITNRFDFKGSHVLFDLNKKDLVLNIEVDSDMKLKQVIDVLISRSMKQGLDPQAFDMSKEPFQSGKAYKKTIPIRNGLAQDDAKKIVKVIKDAGLKVQSQIMDDIVRVTGKKIDDLQEVIATVKAANLGVPLQFINMKS from the coding sequence ATGCCTTCATTTGACATTGCCAGCAAGGTAGACGCCCAGGTCGTCGACAACGCTGTCAATACGACGTCTAAGGAAATCACCAACCGGTTCGACTTTAAAGGCTCGCACGTACTGTTCGACCTCAACAAAAAAGACCTCGTCCTCAACATCGAGGTGGACAGCGACATGAAGCTCAAACAGGTGATCGACGTCCTGATCAGCCGTTCGATGAAACAAGGGCTGGATCCCCAGGCCTTCGATATGAGCAAGGAACCCTTTCAAAGCGGGAAAGCTTATAAGAAAACCATCCCCATCCGGAACGGCCTTGCCCAGGACGACGCCAAGAAAATTGTCAAGGTCATCAAGGACGCCGGTCTCAAGGTCCAGTCCCAGATCATGGATGACATCGTTAGGGTTACAGGGAAAAAGATCGACGACCTTCAGGAAGTGATTGCCACGGTCAAAGCCGCCAACTTGGGGGTGCCGCTGCAATTCATAAATATGAAGTCATAA
- a CDS encoding prolipoprotein diacylglyceryl transferase, with protein sequence MYPNLYFLLKSWFGVEWPFLRLANSFGFFVAIAFIGGAFVLSRELKRKEAVGLLSPTEEMIVVGNPATWTELIINFIIGFLFGYKIVGFFVLAGSFEDTQAYILSTQGNFWGGLLLGAILAFIKWRERHKQQLPKPEERKVRIYPHDRVGDMVIIAVIFGFAGAKVFHILENWEDFTRDPASYLSFSGLTFYGGLIVAGIAVYRYARKYKIGFKHLLDAFGPTMMLAYALGRIGCQVAGDGDWGIANSAYISNPQGQVVLSDTTRFREALQANAREYKDQFGSLDDVPHKSVVAPSWVPTWLVAYNYPHNVLSEGVRFQDCKDQQYCSFLPVPVFPTPFYETVTCLLLFGGLMALRKKILFPGGLFAVYLVMNGIERFLVETIRVNTKYDLFGIHPTQAELISLGLVIAGVILWFYWKKLAEKKAAAPTEA encoded by the coding sequence ATGTATCCTAATCTCTACTTCCTTCTGAAAAGCTGGTTTGGTGTAGAATGGCCGTTCCTGAGGCTGGCAAATTCATTTGGTTTTTTTGTGGCCATCGCCTTTATCGGCGGGGCCTTTGTCCTTAGCAGGGAACTGAAAAGAAAGGAAGCGGTGGGGTTGCTCAGCCCCACGGAGGAGATGATCGTGGTCGGAAATCCGGCCACCTGGACGGAGCTCATCATCAATTTTATCATCGGGTTCCTTTTTGGGTATAAGATTGTCGGGTTCTTTGTCCTGGCGGGTTCTTTCGAGGATACCCAGGCGTATATCCTGTCGACCCAGGGAAACTTTTGGGGCGGTCTTTTGCTGGGCGCGATCCTGGCATTTATAAAATGGAGGGAGCGGCACAAACAGCAACTGCCCAAACCGGAAGAGCGCAAGGTCCGTATCTATCCGCACGACAGGGTGGGGGATATGGTGATCATTGCGGTCATCTTTGGTTTTGCCGGTGCCAAGGTGTTTCACATCCTGGAAAACTGGGAAGACTTTACCAGGGATCCGGCCAGCTACCTGTCTTTTAGCGGTCTAACCTTTTACGGCGGTTTGATCGTGGCGGGTATTGCGGTGTACCGGTACGCCCGTAAATACAAGATCGGCTTCAAACACCTGTTGGACGCCTTTGGCCCGACGATGATGCTGGCCTACGCCCTCGGGCGTATCGGTTGCCAGGTGGCCGGGGACGGGGACTGGGGGATCGCCAACAGCGCCTACATCTCTAACCCGCAGGGCCAGGTTGTTCTCAGCGATACCACCCGTTTCAGGGAAGCGCTCCAGGCCAATGCCCGGGAATATAAGGACCAGTTCGGAAGCCTGGATGATGTGCCCCACAAAAGCGTGGTAGCGCCGTCCTGGGTGCCGACCTGGCTCGTGGCCTACAATTATCCGCACAACGTCCTGAGCGAGGGTGTCCGCTTCCAGGACTGCAAGGACCAACAATATTGCAGTTTCCTCCCAGTCCCCGTTTTTCCTACCCCCTTTTACGAGACGGTCACTTGTCTCTTGCTTTTCGGAGGGCTTATGGCACTGAGGAAAAAAATACTTTTCCCCGGGGGCCTTTTTGCCGTCTACCTCGTCATGAACGGGATCGAACGCTTTTTGGTGGAAACGATCCGGGTCAATACGAAGTATGACCTCTTTGGAATCCACCCCACCCAGGCCGAGCTGATATCCTTGGGGCTGGTGATCGCGGGGGTGATCCTTTGGTTTTATTGGAAAAAACTGGCGGAGAAAAAAGCCGCCGCTCCCACCGAGGCATAG
- a CDS encoding TonB-dependent receptor, which translates to MRIFTLLLSFFIATGAWAQGSVTGSVLDNTGKPVEKASVIILNVKDSSEVKGTSTGSDGVYHLRHINPGQYLVVASAVGMVKRYSDPFTVGSQETTVPGLRLDPEVKALSEVTITNKKPMIEQKIDRVVVNVDASPTNVGTTVMDVLQKTPGVSVDKDGNISLKGKSGVMVMMDGKPTYLSAADLANLLKNMPSSELEQIELMTNPPAKYDAAGNAGIINLKTKKNKARGFNGNVTIGGGIGKGPKANNSLNLNYRSGKFNFFASYNESYNRHPQTLDLVRKFRDTIGGPVVSVFNQHSDMMNDFSEQSFKVGTDYSLDKKTTIGVVLTGYFNPGYFDNTSKTNIEDGQGNIDSVMTTFGHTKMYWHNFGTNLNFKHTFDTAGTELSADFDYLGYGSSSYQMYQTEYATPDGTLLPPVDTLRGITPGNIYIYTGKVDFVHPFKNNWKLEAGIKGSSVRTDNDAEYDNLTAGKWIVDTTKTNHFVYTEMIGAAYGNVTKVFNKKWTVQAGLRLETTNSKGDLKTNNTTFNRNYTQLFPTTYIQYTLNDKNQFVLDYGRRIQRPDYGDLNPFKYFLDPYTYQEGNPYLKPQFSNTVELSHTYHSFLTTTLNYTQVTDIIQQVLLQNDATHTTFVQQGNVARQENIGLSVNAGLPVTKWWTPNLYVSGQYNDFKGIVNGYPLEVFGYSVTGNMNNSFTFKHGWSAEVSGWYQGRQVSGTLIANPMGQINFGAGKQVFKNAGTIRLNLQDPFNLGHFSGYSRYGNVDVTIVNHWDNRVVNLSFTYRFGKNQQNIKEHRQSSSASEEESRVKKGN; encoded by the coding sequence ATGAGAATCTTTACTTTACTCCTTTCCTTTTTTATAGCCACCGGTGCATGGGCGCAGGGAAGCGTTACGGGATCCGTGCTGGACAATACCGGTAAACCCGTCGAAAAAGCTTCTGTTATCATATTGAATGTCAAGGACTCATCGGAAGTCAAAGGGACTTCTACGGGAAGCGATGGGGTCTATCACCTGAGGCACATCAACCCGGGTCAATACCTGGTCGTTGCTTCGGCTGTCGGTATGGTAAAACGTTATAGCGACCCCTTTACCGTGGGGTCACAGGAGACTACGGTTCCCGGTCTCCGGCTTGACCCCGAAGTAAAAGCCTTGTCCGAGGTGACGATCACGAACAAAAAGCCCATGATCGAGCAAAAGATCGACCGGGTGGTGGTCAACGTGGACGCTTCACCCACCAACGTCGGGACGACCGTGATGGACGTCCTCCAAAAAACGCCCGGTGTATCGGTGGACAAGGACGGAAACATCAGCCTGAAAGGAAAATCCGGGGTCATGGTGATGATGGACGGCAAACCGACGTATCTGTCCGCCGCAGACCTGGCCAACCTTCTGAAAAACATGCCCAGCTCCGAACTGGAACAGATCGAGCTCATGACCAACCCGCCCGCGAAGTACGACGCCGCCGGAAACGCGGGGATCATCAACCTCAAGACCAAAAAGAACAAAGCCCGGGGCTTTAACGGGAACGTGACCATCGGCGGCGGGATTGGGAAGGGACCCAAGGCCAACAACAGCCTTAACCTGAATTACCGGTCCGGCAAGTTCAACTTTTTTGCCAGCTACAATGAAAGCTACAACCGCCACCCGCAGACGCTGGACCTGGTCCGCAAGTTCCGCGACACGATAGGCGGCCCCGTGGTGTCGGTGTTCAACCAGCACTCCGACATGATGAACGACTTCAGCGAACAAAGCTTCAAGGTAGGGACCGACTATTCCCTGGACAAAAAGACAACCATCGGCGTGGTGTTGACGGGGTATTTCAACCCGGGCTACTTCGACAATACGTCCAAAACCAATATCGAGGATGGCCAGGGCAACATCGATTCGGTCATGACCACCTTCGGACACACCAAAATGTATTGGCACAACTTCGGAACCAACCTGAACTTCAAGCACACCTTTGATACCGCGGGGACGGAGTTATCCGCCGACTTCGACTACCTGGGATATGGGTCCTCCAGCTACCAGATGTACCAAACCGAATACGCGACCCCGGATGGAACCCTGTTGCCGCCCGTCGATACCTTACGTGGGATCACGCCCGGCAATATCTATATCTACACGGGTAAAGTGGACTTCGTCCACCCCTTCAAAAACAACTGGAAACTGGAAGCAGGGATCAAGGGCAGTTCGGTCCGGACGGACAACGACGCAGAGTACGACAATCTCACGGCCGGCAAGTGGATCGTAGACACGACAAAAACCAACCACTTCGTCTATACGGAAATGATAGGTGCCGCCTATGGGAACGTGACCAAGGTTTTTAACAAAAAATGGACGGTCCAGGCCGGTCTGCGTCTGGAAACGACGAACTCCAAGGGCGACCTGAAAACAAACAACACAACGTTCAACCGGAACTACACCCAGCTTTTCCCGACCACCTATATACAGTATACCCTCAACGATAAGAACCAGTTTGTCCTGGACTACGGCCGCCGCATCCAGCGCCCGGATTATGGGGACCTGAATCCGTTCAAATACTTCCTGGACCCGTACACCTACCAGGAGGGGAACCCCTACCTGAAACCGCAGTTCAGCAATACGGTGGAACTTTCGCACACCTACCACAGCTTCCTGACCACCACCCTGAACTATACCCAGGTCACCGACATCATCCAGCAGGTCCTTCTCCAGAACGACGCCACCCATACGACCTTTGTCCAGCAGGGGAACGTCGCCCGCCAGGAAAACATCGGTCTGTCGGTCAACGCCGGCCTGCCCGTGACCAAATGGTGGACGCCCAACCTGTATGTGAGCGGACAGTACAACGACTTTAAAGGTATCGTCAACGGGTATCCCCTGGAAGTCTTCGGGTACTCGGTCACCGGGAACATGAACAACTCTTTTACCTTCAAACACGGATGGAGCGCGGAAGTCAGCGGCTGGTACCAAGGCCGCCAGGTATCCGGGACCCTCATCGCCAACCCCATGGGCCAGATCAACTTCGGGGCCGGCAAACAGGTCTTCAAAAACGCCGGCACCATCCGGTTAAACCTCCAGGACCCCTTTAACCTCGGGCACTTCAGCGGGTACAGCCGGTACGGCAACGTCGACGTCACGATCGTCAACCACTGGGACAACCGGGTCGTCAACCTCAGCTTTACCTACCGCTTTGGCAAAAACCAGCAAAACATAAAGGAGCATCGCCAGAGCAGCAGTGCTTCCGAAGAGGAGAGCCGGGTGAAGAAAGGAAATTAA
- a CDS encoding type B 50S ribosomal protein L31 — MQKKLHPESYRFVVFKDMSNGTTFLGRSTASGNREMIKWEDGNEYPVIKLDISSTSHPFYTGKNVLVDTAGRIDKFKKRYEKK; from the coding sequence ATGCAGAAAAAACTTCATCCCGAGAGCTATCGTTTCGTAGTATTCAAGGATATGTCCAACGGGACCACTTTTTTGGGCCGCTCCACAGCCTCCGGTAACCGTGAAATGATCAAGTGGGAAGATGGGAATGAGTATCCCGTAATCAAGTTGGATATCTCCAGCACCTCCCATCCGTTCTATACCGGTAAGAATGTCCTGGTAGACACTGCAGGGCGTATCGACAAATTCAAGAAGCGTTACGAGAAAAAATAA
- a CDS encoding Hsp20/alpha crystallin family protein, which yields MTLVKFNHQAPRHLNNWVNRFIDEDFQESFFGGFPPTNIYDHKDHYTIEVAAPGREKNDFKVQVDRNLLVISQEQKEQSDTTEGRNVRKEFSLKTFKRSFTLDEKIDVEGIVAKYENGILKLTLPKKEEVKDSSKEISVL from the coding sequence ATGACACTCGTAAAATTTAATCACCAAGCCCCCCGGCACCTCAACAACTGGGTGAACCGGTTTATCGACGAAGACTTCCAGGAAAGCTTTTTTGGCGGTTTTCCTCCGACGAATATCTATGACCACAAGGACCACTATACCATCGAAGTCGCTGCCCCCGGCCGCGAAAAAAACGACTTCAAGGTCCAGGTAGACCGTAACCTCCTGGTGATTTCCCAGGAACAAAAAGAACAAAGCGACACCACTGAAGGCCGCAATGTTCGCAAAGAATTTAGCCTCAAGACCTTCAAGAGGAGTTTTACCCTGGACGAGAAGATAGATGTGGAAGGGATCGTTGCTAAGTACGAGAACGGCATCCTGAAACTCACCTTGCCGAAGAAAGAAGAAGTGAAAGATAGTAGCAAAGAGATTTCCGTTCTCTAA
- a CDS encoding BrxA/BrxB family bacilliredoxin, with the protein MYPSEIVLPMKAELTDHGFQELLDSTTVDNTLSQTGTTLVMINSVCGCSAGSARPGVIMAVASSDKKPDHLTTTFAGYDMEAVQKVREHLLPYPPSSPAIALFKDGKLVHMIERHQIEGRPARVIAGNLMAAFEEFC; encoded by the coding sequence ATGTATCCGTCTGAAATAGTGCTCCCCATGAAGGCCGAACTGACCGACCATGGATTTCAGGAGCTGTTGGATTCCACCACCGTGGACAATACCTTGTCGCAAACCGGCACTACGCTGGTGATGATTAATTCGGTGTGCGGCTGCTCCGCGGGTTCCGCCCGTCCGGGGGTCATCATGGCCGTCGCCTCCAGCGACAAGAAACCCGATCACCTGACGACCACCTTTGCCGGTTACGACATGGAGGCCGTCCAAAAGGTAAGGGAGCACCTGCTGCCTTATCCTCCTTCTTCCCCTGCCATCGCCCTTTTCAAGGACGGTAAGCTGGTCCACATGATCGAGCGCCACCAGATCGAAGGGCGTCCGGCCAGGGTCATCGCGGGTAACCTGATGGCCGCATTCGAAGAGTTTTGTTAG
- a CDS encoding outer membrane beta-barrel family protein, protein MRVFTFLLVCLLASYTLQAQVRGGGGNAGGGRRGGQNANVGHFYGRVVDAKTNKGVDGATVELLRNRYDSVTHTSKPVVVQGLLTKANGDFSLENLPVFGNYILRITAINYNDYSQPVKFDIKGLAGAQGQGGAAQGQGGNMDQILDAIDKDLGNIKMKATVTQLADVVINATPPQYKMAVDKKVFNVDKNIVAAGGMATDVLKNVPSVNVDIDGNITLRNQTPQIFVDGRPTTLTMDEIPADAIESIEVMTNPSAKYDASGGGGGIINVVLKKNKKVGYNGDLRAGVDSRGKFNGGGDINVRQGKFNFFLNGNLRQRKSVSTGTLDQTNFDSLGRAFYYTHQPSSNTSEGTMGFGRAGLDYFLDNRNTLTLAANYFHGTFDNYDNYNSVTQYDLNNYPAYADSTSTFAQYGVNKSMFRNAEGELDYKHNFAKSGHELTADLNVSDRKNTTNQVVNSYVAHPDVPFSGSLDYFYPENIYSNGTSQSYNFQSDYVNPFTEKTKLEAGIRGNYQKQSTDNLYENSIDSGKTFYPNVALNNNFKYTSEVYAAYAQFSSQLTKKLSYQAGLRGESSQYQGTLYTSTQPMTFTHNFPLSLFPSAFLSYKISEGQSLQANYTRRINRPNFWQLSPYVNRSDSLALSTGNPDLVPEFTSSYEVNYQNDYKGGSFLATVYYKHTTNLITRNVIRELLPGNLDSSNVYTYQNASSSEVYGLDLTNRYNITKWLDFMANVIIYDSKINAGNLAGLSNQSQFSYFGKLNVDIKLPANFSIQLNGDYQSKTIVPPNSGGGGRFGGFNQPVSTANGYIKPTGGMDFAVKKEFLKNKAASITFNMQDVFRTRINDAVSTSQYLTLDYSRLRDPQFMRLTFAYRFGKMDMSLFKKKNMKQDQQDQGGGGDIGGGGGTR, encoded by the coding sequence ATGCGAGTTTTTACGTTTTTGTTGGTTTGTCTGCTGGCGTCATACACCCTCCAGGCGCAGGTGCGCGGGGGCGGGGGTAATGCCGGTGGCGGACGAAGGGGCGGGCAGAATGCGAACGTCGGGCACTTTTATGGACGGGTTGTAGATGCTAAAACGAATAAGGGTGTGGACGGGGCAACGGTGGAGTTGTTGCGTAACCGCTATGATAGTGTCACCCATACGTCCAAACCCGTCGTCGTTCAGGGGCTGCTGACCAAGGCCAACGGGGACTTCAGCCTGGAGAATTTGCCGGTGTTTGGGAACTATATCCTTCGGATTACGGCGATCAATTATAATGATTATAGCCAGCCGGTAAAGTTTGACATCAAAGGTCTGGCTGGGGCCCAGGGCCAGGGGGGCGCCGCACAAGGCCAGGGCGGCAACATGGACCAGATCCTGGACGCCATCGACAAGGACCTCGGCAATATCAAAATGAAGGCCACCGTTACCCAACTGGCCGACGTGGTGATCAATGCCACGCCGCCGCAATACAAGATGGCGGTGGACAAAAAGGTGTTTAACGTAGATAAGAATATTGTCGCTGCCGGCGGGATGGCCACCGACGTACTCAAAAACGTGCCGTCTGTTAATGTCGACATCGACGGGAACATCACCCTGCGCAACCAGACGCCCCAGATTTTTGTCGACGGCCGTCCCACGACGCTGACGATGGATGAGATCCCCGCGGATGCCATCGAAAGTATCGAGGTCATGACCAACCCCTCTGCCAAATACGACGCTTCCGGCGGCGGGGGCGGTATCATCAATGTCGTCCTGAAAAAGAATAAGAAAGTCGGGTATAACGGCGACCTGCGCGCCGGCGTCGATTCCCGCGGCAAGTTCAACGGCGGGGGCGACATCAACGTCCGGCAAGGCAAGTTCAACTTCTTTTTGAACGGCAACCTCCGTCAGCGGAAATCCGTGTCCACGGGGACGCTTGACCAGACCAACTTTGACAGCCTGGGCAGGGCCTTCTATTATACGCACCAACCGAGCTCCAACACGAGCGAAGGCACCATGGGTTTTGGCCGGGCAGGGTTGGATTATTTCCTTGACAACAGGAACACCCTCACCTTAGCCGCGAACTATTTCCACGGCACCTTCGACAACTACGACAACTATAACTCGGTCACCCAGTACGACCTGAACAACTACCCCGCTTACGCCGACAGCACCAGCACCTTTGCGCAATACGGCGTTAACAAGAGCATGTTCCGGAATGCGGAAGGGGAGCTCGATTACAAACATAATTTTGCAAAGTCCGGGCACGAGCTGACGGCGGACCTCAACGTGTCCGACCGGAAAAACACGACCAACCAGGTCGTCAACTCGTATGTGGCGCATCCGGACGTTCCGTTCAGCGGCTCCCTGGATTATTTTTATCCGGAAAATATATACTCCAACGGTACCTCTCAGAGCTACAATTTTCAGTCCGACTATGTGAATCCGTTTACGGAGAAAACCAAGCTCGAAGCGGGTATCCGGGGTAACTACCAGAAACAGTCCACCGATAACCTGTATGAGAACTCCATTGATTCCGGGAAGACCTTTTACCCGAACGTGGCGCTCAACAACAACTTCAAATACACCAGCGAAGTCTACGCCGCGTATGCCCAGTTCTCCAGCCAGCTGACAAAAAAGCTGTCCTACCAGGCGGGTCTGAGGGGCGAAAGCTCGCAGTACCAGGGGACGCTGTATACCAGCACCCAGCCCATGACGTTTACCCATAATTTCCCCCTGAGCCTTTTCCCCAGCGCCTTCTTGTCCTACAAGATCAGCGAGGGTCAAAGCCTGCAAGCCAACTATACCCGCCGGATCAACCGGCCCAACTTCTGGCAGTTGTCTCCCTATGTCAACCGCTCCGACTCCCTCGCCCTTTCGACGGGGAACCCCGACCTCGTTCCCGAGTTTACCAGCTCTTACGAGGTCAACTACCAGAACGACTATAAAGGCGGCAGCTTCCTCGCCACGGTCTACTATAAACACACGACCAACCTGATTACACGGAACGTGATCCGCGAGCTCCTGCCGGGCAACCTCGACAGCAGCAACGTCTATACCTACCAGAACGCCAGTTCCAGTGAAGTATACGGGCTCGACCTCACCAACCGGTACAACATCACGAAGTGGCTCGACTTTATGGCCAACGTCATCATTTACGATTCTAAAATCAACGCGGGCAACCTCGCCGGTTTGAGCAACCAAAGCCAATTCAGCTACTTCGGCAAGCTTAACGTCGACATCAAGCTCCCGGCCAATTTCTCCATCCAGCTCAACGGCGACTACCAGTCCAAGACGATCGTTCCCCCCAATTCCGGCGGGGGTGGCCGTTTCGGCGGCTTCAACCAACCGGTGTCCACCGCCAATGGGTATATCAAGCCCACCGGTGGGATGGACTTCGCTGTCAAAAAGGAATTCCTGAAAAACAAGGCCGCGTCCATCACCTTCAACATGCAGGACGTCTTCCGGACACGGATCAACGACGCCGTCTCCACCTCACAATACCTGACCCTCGACTACTCCCGTTTGCGCGATCCGCAATTCATGCGGTTGACTTTTGCCTACCGCTTCGGGAAGATGGACATGAGTCTGTTCAAGAAAAAGAACATGAAACAGGATCAGCAAGACCAGGGTGGTGGCGGAGATATCGGCGGTGGCGGCGGAACCCGCTAG